The DNA segment GCGTGGGGGAGGATACTTGCGGTGTCGGCCACCGTGCTTGTTGTGGTGGAAATCGAAAAATGGCTTTGGCGCGGAAGCGAGAACCTTGGCGTTGATATGGCGGGAATTCATAAAACCAGTTGATTGCGGGCCGCCGGGCGCGCAAAATGTTAGTTTTGTTAAACCAGATCGGAATCTTGCGGAAAAATGGACATTAAAAGCGCAATCCAGGGCGTCAAAGGCGTCAAGGACATCACGCCGGAAAAGATAGGCCTGTGGCGGAACGTGGAAGCGGTGGCCATAGACATATTCGAGCTTTATAACTTCAAGGAAATGCGGGCGCCGATTTTCGAGCGCACGGAGGTGTTCAAAAGAAGCATCGGCGAGACCACCGACATAGTGGAAAAGGAGATGTACACATTTACCGACCGCGGGGGCGAGTCGCTCACACTGCGGCCGGAAGGGACCGCTTCCATCGTGCGCGCCTTTGTCGAGCACAAGATGTACGACCCGCCGGGGGTGACGAAGCTTTATTACATGGGCCCGATGTTCCGGGCGGAGCGGCCCCAGGCCGGAAGGTTCCGCCAGTTCCACCAGGTGGGGGCGGAAGTTTTCGGCTCGGCGGACCCGGCGGTGGACGCGGAATTGATCGTGATGCTCATGGACTTTTTCTCCGAGCTTAACGTGACCGACTTGAAGGTCAATTTAAACTCGCTGGGATGCTCCGAGTGCCGCCCGTCATACCGCAACGCCCTTTACACTTATCTGAAAGAGCGCTCCTCCGGCCTTTGCGAAAACTGCCAGGGGCGGATAGAGCGGAATCCGTTGAGGGCGCTGGACTGCAAATCGGAAAAGTGCAAGGCGGTCACCGCCGAAGCTCCGACGATAGACAAGTACCGCTGCCAGCCATGCCAGGACCATCTGGAAGGTGTGCGCAGGCCGCTTATCGACCTGGAGACACAGGTGACCATTGATCCGAAGCTTGTGCGCGGGCTGGACTATTACTCCCGCACCGCATTCGAGGTGACCTCCGGCAAACTGGGCGCGCAGAACGCCGTGGCCGGTGGCGGGAGGTATGACAACCTTGTCGAACAGTTCGGCGGGCCCAAAACCCCCGCCATAGGCTTTGCCGTCGGCCTGGAACGGCTGATAAGCATCATCGAGGCGCAAGGAAGTGAGGTGGAGAGCGCGATGTTTGAGAACAGGCCGGACATATTCATGATACCCATGACATCCGAAGCGGCCGTAAAAGTGTTCGAACTTGCCCACAGATTTAGGGCGATGGGATACGGGGTGGACCGGGCGTTTGACGGGGGTAACATGAAAAGCCTGATGCGCCGGGCGGACAGGTCCGGCGCCCGCGTGGCCGTAATTATCGGAGAAGACGAGCTTAAGAGCGGCTCCGCCACGATAAAGAACTTAAGTTCAGGCGAACAACGCACCGCGTCCTTTGTTGATCTTGGCGAGGCGTTAGACGAAGAACTGGAAGAAAGCGTTTAAATACGTCCCAAGCGGCCATATGTCCTGACGTTCTTACGCCATCCGGCGTATTATAATCTCAGGAGATAAAGTTGTATGTGGCATGCAAAGGTTTTAGGTGTATTGGTTGGAACGTGGCTGATGGCCGCGATTGTGCCGGTTCCCGCGGCCTACGGCGCGGATGGCGAGTCCAAGACCGATGAACTGGACTATAGGAAAGGGCTTTCTTATCTTCTAAAAGAGTCCGCCCCCGCCCCGAATGACGAAAAGGCCAGAGTGTCCGAATTCATCCGCAAAAGCCTCCTTTCACGCGATGACGGCGCCGCGCGGATATCCCGGATGAAGCAGAGCTATAGCTCCGCCATGTCCGCTGTGAACCTGTCCCGCGAAGACCGGACCTCCATCGAAAGCCGGGCGGAAATAAATTACTCCGAAAATATGGCCAAGGAACAGGCGTATCAACTGTTGGGCCGGATGGCGTTGCAGTTTGACACGGTGGCGAAGTTGCGGGACGTTTTGGAGCCGATGTCGCGGCCGATCCAGATATACAGCGATGGCGGCAATGCCTCGGCGGAGTTCTTCGGATTTGGCGAAGGGAACTCTGAAGAGCGTGGCGAGAAAGTTCTTGGCGTGGGCGTTGCGCTGTCGTCCCGGATGAACCTGGACGTCACGCTGGACATCGGCCATGCGTGGAGGCTCTCCTATTTCGACGGCACGGTGATGGACCTGCGCTACACCGCGCCCAAATCGAACCACATTTTCGGCGTACGCTCGATGGGTGGCGAAGCCTTCTCGCTTATGTACGGATTCAGTTTCTAGACGCGTCCGCTATTGCCATCCCGAATATTGTCAGGTTGAGCCTGTCGAAGCCTTGTCTAAGGGGCAATTATGGTCCGACAAGCTCACCATGGCATTTTCAGGCATCGCCAACCTTCCCAAAATATATTTTGTCTTATACAATGAGGCCATGAAAATCATCGTTCGCAAAGATGGAGCAGGCTATCTGGCCGAAGTCGCCGGGCATCCGCATCTTTTCGCCTGGGCCGAAACAAAACCGGAAGCCAGGGCCGAGCTGAAAAACGTCGTGGAGATGATGCTCGATTATCATCTGGAACAGATAGATGTTGAACGCAGGGTAAAGTCACAGCTCGCCACTGCCTAAAATGCCCTACTCTTTCCGGGAAATCGAGCGGCGGCTAAGAAAGCTTGGTTTCCTGATAGTCCGGCAGGGTAAAGGGTCTCACGTAATATTTTCCAATGGCCCAGTTTCGTTCCCCGTTCCGCGTCACGGAGGGAAAGATATTTCCCCTGGTGTCGAACGCAGAATCCTAAAGTTGACAGGCCTTAGGCAGGAAGAGTTTAGAAACCTCTAAATTAACGGCAAATTGCGGGTAAGACCAGGCGCTACGATGGCGGGGTGAACACCTTCCGCCGAGTTGAATTTAACTATAGATTGAGCAGGAAAGGCAAAGCATTCGCCAAATGGCATCAACTCGGCGAATAGCTCTATCCTCTCCCCTCGTCTATCCCCTTGTTCGCCAGCTTGTCGGCCCGTTCGTTTTCCGGGTGGCCGGCGTGGCCTTTGATCCAATGCCATTTCACATTGTGCCGGCTGGCCGCTTCGTCAAGGGCCTTCCATAGCTCCTGGTTTTTCACCGGCTGTTTGCCGGAGGTGCGCCAGTTGTTTTTCTTCCAGCCGTGGATCCACTCTTTCATCCCTTTCACCACGTAGTTGGAGTCGGTGGTGATAGTGACGTCGCAATGGCGGGTGAGGGCCTTCAACGCTTCGATGGCGGCGGTGAGCTCCATCTCGTTGTTGGTGGTGTGGGGCTTGAAGCCGTAAAGCTCCTTTTCCTTGTCTCCATGGAGAAGGAGCGCCCCCCAGCCGCCGGGCCCCGGGTTTCCCCTGCAGGCTCCGTCACAGTACACCTGGACGCGTGCTTTTGCGTCTTTCACGGCGGCGTGGAGGCTCCTCCTTTTGGGGGCTGAATAATGGGTCTGTCAAAAATGATCGTGGCCGCTTAAAAGTCCATGTCAAACTGGATCGTAAAGGTGTCCTCTCCAGCCAGTTTCCGTTCATTATAAGCGTTGTATCCCGCGATTGCGCTGATATTCGGCGAGAATCTCCAGCCAAGGCCGAACGAAAGCGCCCCATACACGTTCTGGCCGGACATGTAGTCCACGGCCACCCAGAGGTTCTTGTTTATCTCGGCCAGCGTCCTGTCAAAGGAGAGCAACGCGCCGTTGTTTTCCTTGTCGTTCTTCGTGTTGCGCAGAAGCTTGTCGTTGCCGACGTAGTATCCTGCCGACAACCTGCCGAGGGGGGCGATGGTCTTGGAGGCGAGCACGTAGAAGATGTTATAGTCGGTGACGTCCTGCTTTGTCCCCATGTCGTACGCGCCAAAGGCGATGGCGGGGAAGAACGTCAGCAGCGAATCTTCCTTTATGGCCAGCTTGGCGTTGAAGAACGTCGGCTCGTCGGTGGCTTCCTTGAAATCCACCCCGATCTCGCCGTCTATGAACTGGGTCTCAAGCACACCAACAGTCAGCCCCAATGTGACCGGCCGGGTATGCCCGCCGTCCTTTATCTTTTTGAACATCGTTGTGTACAGGTCCACGTCCAGATGGACCGACTTGAAAGGCTCAACATCCGTGGACGGTATCCAAATCTGTTTTAACGGCGTGGCGTGGGCCGCCGGGCCGAAAGCAAGGACAATGGCCGCCGAAACGGCCAACATGAACAAGCGCTTTATCATATATGTCTCCTTCAATAGCGTCAGAATCTAACGGCGACCCCGCCGAACGGGCCGCTCCATTGTGTGTCCGCCTTCTTCCCGTCCACGTCAACAACGATCCTGATGTTCCTCCAGCCGGCGGTGAGCCCGACGTTTGGAATCGGGTTTACGTCCAGATATATGGAACTGTCCAGGACGGACGATTTTTCAAATCCAACCCCGGCCACCTCCGCGCTTATGGAGACCATGCTCACAGGCGTCAATCTGGCGCTTATCCCCACCACCGGCGCCCACGCGTCCATGGATATGCTGTTGGAAAGGGCCCCGGCGGTGACCACCTGGGCCTTGGCGTAAACATAATTGGCCGCAAGCCTGAAGGCCAGATATCCCAAAGGATCGCGCACGAGGTCGTATTCATAGCCGATCCTGGCGGACTTTAAGTCCAGCGCTGTTTGCACCCGCGAGGCGACAGGATAGGACACGCCGTTGAACACAAGGTTTTCGCTCACCACCTTGTTTCCGGTGTACGAAAAGGAGATATAGTCGGCTATCAGCTTGTGGCGCTCGGCAAACTTGATTTCCACCTGGCCGAAAGGAAGCCCCTTGTTGTTGTCCAGGCCAAGGTCGCTGACCAGATCAATGTCCGTCCCTTTAAGGGAGCCGCTGTCTGCCCGGACGATGTTTTGCAGTGAAGAATTCCAGTACAGCCCGCGAATCTCGAAAGTGAATTGCTCCCCATAGGAAGACGAGCCGTCAGACTGGGCGAATGCCGCAGGGGCGATGATAAATATGGACAGGAGCGCGAGAATAGAAGTTTTTTTGCTTATGGACATACAAATATTCTGTTCTAATTAAAATAGTTGTATCATAGTAAAAGACAGCTCTCCGATTGTCAAGTAAAAGGCGGCGCTTTGCGCTTATAATTGAAAACACTTGACCAACTTGAATTGTCGCTCAAACCTTATGAAATTTGGAACTGTACTTGTCACAGGCGGCGCCGGCTTTATCGGCGGCAATTTCGTTCACATGCTCATCAACGAGCTTGGCGCGAAGGTGATTAACCTGGACTGCCTTACATACGCCGGGAACATGGTCACGCTTGAACCGGTGGCGGGAAATCCAAAGCACATTTTCGTCAAAGGCGATATCCGGGACAGGAAACTTGTCCGCTCCCTGCTGGCGGAGAGCAAGCCGGAAGCCATAGTCAATTTCGCCGCCGAATCACACGTGGACAGGTCCATAGATTCCCCCGGCGATTTCATCCAGACCAACGTCCTGGGCAGCTTTGAGCTTTTGGAAGCTGCGCGGGGCCATTGGGGGGATCTCACCGGAGCGGACAGGGATCGTTTCCGCTTCCTTCATGTTTCCACCGACGAGGTGTATGGCAGCCTGGGCGGAACAGGACTGTTCAACGAATCGTCGCCATACTCGCCCAACTCGCCTTACGCCGCTTCAAAGGCTGCATCCGACCATCTTGTGCGGGCGTATCACCACACATACGGATTGCCGGCCATCATCACCAACTGCTCGAACAACTATGGGCCGTATCAATATCCGGAAAAGCTGATACCACTGGCCATATACAAGGCGCTCTCCGGCAAGCCGATCCCCGTCTATGGCGACGGGGGTAACGTGCGGGACTGGCTTTATGTCAAAGACCATTGCCACGCCATATGGAGCGTCCTGCAAAAAGGGGCGCCCGGCCAGACATATAATGTGGGCGGGAATGGGGAACGGACGAACATCCAGGTTGTCCGGGCGATCTGCAAAATTCTCGATGAACTAATGCCGGACTCGCCGAACGCGCCGCACGAAAAACTGATCACCCATGTGGCCGACAGGCCCGGGCACGACCGGCGCTACGCCATAGACGCCTCGAAGATCGGCGAACAAACAGGCTGGGCGGCGAAACAAACGTTCGAGCAGGGGCTGAAAAACACCGTGATCTGGTATATTGAAAACAAAAAATGGGCCGATACGGTAATGGCGGGGGAGTACAAAGGGGAACGGCTGGGGCTTGCCAAGGGGGAATAATTCAAGGATGAATAAAAAAGGGATCATACTCGCCGGTGGATCGGGCACAAGGCTATATCCACTCACCCAGGTTGTCAGCAAACAGCTTATGCCTGTCTATGACAAGCCGATGATATATTACCCGCTCGGGGTGCTGATGTATGGCGGGATAACGGACATTCTAATCATCACCACGCCGAAGGACCAGCCTTTGTTCAAAGAGCTTCTCGGCGACGGATCGCAGTGGGGGATAAACCTTTCCTACGCCGCCCAGCCAAAACCGGAAGGACTTGCGCAGGCGTTGATCATCGGCGAAAAATTCCTGGCAGGCGCCGGATGCTGCCTGATTCTCGGCGACAACATTTTTCACGGCCACGGGCTGGCCGAGCTTATGTACTCGGCCATGTCCCGAAGGGAAGGGGCGACAATC comes from the Nitrospinota bacterium genome and includes:
- the rnhA gene encoding ribonuclease HI translates to MKDAKARVQVYCDGACRGNPGPGGWGALLLHGDKEKELYGFKPHTTNNEMELTAAIEALKALTRHCDVTITTDSNYVVKGMKEWIHGWKKNNWRTSGKQPVKNQELWKALDEAASRHNVKWHWIKGHAGHPENERADKLANKGIDEGRG
- the rfbB gene encoding dTDP-glucose 4,6-dehydratase, encoding MKFGTVLVTGGAGFIGGNFVHMLINELGAKVINLDCLTYAGNMVTLEPVAGNPKHIFVKGDIRDRKLVRSLLAESKPEAIVNFAAESHVDRSIDSPGDFIQTNVLGSFELLEAARGHWGDLTGADRDRFRFLHVSTDEVYGSLGGTGLFNESSPYSPNSPYAASKAASDHLVRAYHHTYGLPAIITNCSNNYGPYQYPEKLIPLAIYKALSGKPIPVYGDGGNVRDWLYVKDHCHAIWSVLQKGAPGQTYNVGGNGERTNIQVVRAICKILDELMPDSPNAPHEKLITHVADRPGHDRRYAIDASKIGEQTGWAAKQTFEQGLKNTVIWYIENKKWADTVMAGEYKGERLGLAKGE
- a CDS encoding histidine--tRNA ligase; this translates as MDIKSAIQGVKGVKDITPEKIGLWRNVEAVAIDIFELYNFKEMRAPIFERTEVFKRSIGETTDIVEKEMYTFTDRGGESLTLRPEGTASIVRAFVEHKMYDPPGVTKLYYMGPMFRAERPQAGRFRQFHQVGAEVFGSADPAVDAELIVMLMDFFSELNVTDLKVNLNSLGCSECRPSYRNALYTYLKERSSGLCENCQGRIERNPLRALDCKSEKCKAVTAEAPTIDKYRCQPCQDHLEGVRRPLIDLETQVTIDPKLVRGLDYYSRTAFEVTSGKLGAQNAVAGGGRYDNLVEQFGGPKTPAIGFAVGLERLISIIEAQGSEVESAMFENRPDIFMIPMTSEAAVKVFELAHRFRAMGYGVDRAFDGGNMKSLMRRADRSGARVAVIIGEDELKSGSATIKNLSSGEQRTASFVDLGEALDEELEESV
- a CDS encoding type II toxin-antitoxin system HicA family toxin, whose product is MPYSFREIERRLRKLGFLIVRQGKGSHVIFSNGPVSFPVPRHGGKDISPGVERRILKLTGLRQEEFRNL